A segment of the Streptococcus dysgalactiae subsp. dysgalactiae genome:
CAGTGAATAGATAGATAAAAAATAAAATCACATACAAGCAAGGGATAATGAAACCATTTAGGGACAACACACTTTCAAACGATGTCTTGTGATAGGCTTGTAATTCTGCCTCATCTAGAGCCATGATATTATGTTTTAATTCTTTCAAATTTGGAAAATAAGGAACATCGGTTCCCCGAATGGCATTGTAACGTTTCATGGCTAAAGCTTGAAAAGGAATGGCCATTAGTAATAAAAGGATATCCAGAAGCGGAATGGCCAGCATGGCATGCTGTGAATCATTGGTTAAGGTCAGACCAAGTAGCACATTACACATGGATAAAATAGAAGCTACGGCAATCAATAACATGGTATAAGCATGCTTTTTATTCAGCTGACGGTAACCTTTTTCAGAATAATCATCCTCTTCAATTGTGTTATAAACAGCCGTCTCTTTTTTCAGTTGCGTTAAAAAAACAAAAGAGAGTGTGAGTCCTGTGACAACTACCAGACGATTTAATAAGATAATCAGGTTAATCACATCGTCTTTTAGGAACGTGAGATGATCTAATCTCCCTCCATGGTAACCTAAAAAGGCTCCAACCATGCCACCTATGATCCCTCCCGCCAAACTTGATAGCAATAATATTTTTAACAAGCGTAAAAAACTATTCTTCTTCTTTTTCATTCCTCGACCTCCACTAGACGAAACACCTCTTCAACTGGTTCGTGAAACACCTTAGCAATTTTCATGGCAATTACAATTGATGGGGTATATTCGTTACGCTCAATGAGACTGATGGTCTGTCTCGATACACCTGCAAGTTTTGCCATTTCCGTTTGATTAATACCATCTCTGGCTCGTAATTCTTTGAGCCGATTTTTAAGAACAACCTCCATTGATATCTTCTCCGTCCTTCTTTTACTCACTTTCTAAGATAAGAAAAAGTATTCAACAGTAAGGTTAACCCTGTAAACCCCAAAACAAGATAACTCAAGGGTGCTCCAAACCAGATTACTCTGATAAGATGATAACTTAAAATGAAAAGAGTCAGGATAGCTGACCATAGGCAAATCTGCCTACTCTTACCTTTGATGCCATGTGTCATTTTCTCTAACACCTCCTCATGTCTTTGCGTTACCAATATTGTAACACATCCCTTCTTCATTGACAACGATAATAGTCAAAAAAGTTATGATTATTGTCAAATTTCCTATGAAGATAGTCAAAAACCAAGCTCCTAGGAGCTTGGTTTTTGAGTTTATCTGATTAAAATTGCTCCGGAACTGCTGCAATCAAATCAGAAATCTTAGAGGCATCTGAACCACCGGCCATTGCCATATCTGGTTTCCCACCACCACGACCTGACACAATAGGCGCTAACGTTTTAATCATGTTACCTGCATGAACTTCTTTAGACTTGCTTGCCACGAGGACATTAACTTTCTCACCAATTGCTGCTACTAGAACTAGCACCTCTGAGTAGTCTTTTTGTTTCCAATTATCAGCAAAGGTACGTAGGGCGCCTGCATCAGATACAGACACTTGACTAGCAATATAGCGCAAGCCATTTACTTCCTTGACCTCTTTAAAGACATCACCAGCTTGGGCTGCTGCAGCTTTTTCTTTAAGCTCTGCATTTTCTTTTTGCAAATCGCGGAGCTGTTCACTTAGACTCACAACCTTAGCAGGAACTTGATCTATTTGTGGAGCTTTCAATGTGTGAGCGATCTCTTTCAACGCATCTTCTTGCTTGCGGAAGCTTTCAAAGGCCTGTTGACCCGTAACAGCTAAAATACGACGTGTTCCTGAACCAATACCTTCTTCTTTAAGAATCTTGAAAAGACCAATTTCCGAAGTATTGCTTAAATGAGTTCCTCCACAAAGCTCAACAGAATAATCACCGATTTGAACCACACGAACAGTTTTACCATATTTCTCACCAAAGAGTGCCATAGCTCCCATTGATTTAGCGGTTTCTACATCAGTTTCAGTTGTTGTGATAGCAAGAGCCTTCCAGATTTGTTGGTTAACCTCTTCTTCAATGCGACGAAGCTCATCTGCTGTTACAGCTTCAAAATGAGTGAAGTCAAAACGTAAGAATTCTTCCTCGTTTAAAGACCCCGCTTGGGTAGCATGATCACCTATAATGTTGTGAAGGGCTGCATGCAACAAGTGAGTTGCTGTGTGATTTTTCTCAACAGCATAACGACGCTTGTGATCGATGTCAAGAGTGTAAACAGTGTTGAGGGCTAAACTAGCTAAGACATCTACCTTATGCAAGGCTTGCCCATTTGGTGCTTTTTGAGCATCTGTTACACGAGCAACAATGTTTCCATTAGCATTTTTAATGACCCCGCGGTCCGCCACTTGTCCACCCATTTCAGCATAGAATGGCGTTTGGTCAAAGACAAGTAAGGCTTGACCTTCTGACACGACTTCACTACGTTCATTATCGACAATAATAACAGCTAGACGAGCATCAACAGTTTCCGTTTCATACAAGAAGGTTGATGGTTCGGTAATACCAGCAAGGGTTTCATTTTGCATCCCCATTGATCCGCCTTTAACAACAGCTGCACGGGCACGGTCCTGCTGTTCTTTCATGGCAGCCTTGAAACCATCATGATCAATTTTGTAACCAGCTTCTTCTGCCATTTCCTCAGTCAATTCAACTGGGAAACCATAGGTATCATACAATTTGAAGATATCTTTACCTTCTAGGGTATCTTTACCAGCTTCTTTTAACTGCGCCAGCAATTGATCCAAATGACCTGAACCAGCATCAATGGTACGAGCAAAAGTCTCTTCTTCGCGTTTAACAATTTTCTCGATGAAGTCACGTTTTTCAAGGATTTCTGGATAGTAGGAAGCCATGATTTCCCCTACAGTTTGAACCAGTTTGTAAAGGAAGGTTTCTTTGATACCAAGTTTACGTCCATGCATGACCGCACGACGAAGCAAACGGCGAAGCACATAGCCGCGACCTTCATTACCTGGAAGAGCGCCGTCACCGATCGCAAATGATAGAGCACGAATATGGTCTGCAATGACCTTAAAGCTCATGTTGTCCCCGTCTTGATCGTAAGTTTGACCAGACAGTTTTTCGACTTCCTTGATGATTGGCATGAACAAATCAGTTTCAAAGTTTGTTTTAGCCCCTTGCATCACCGCTACCAGACGTTCTAAACCAGCGCCCGTATCAATGTTTTTATTTGGTAATTCTTTGTACTCTGAACGTGACACTTCTGGATCAGCATTGAATTGAGATAAAACGATGTTCCAGATTTCAATGTAGCGATCATTTTCCAAATCTTCCTCGAGCAAACGAATCCCAATATTTTCTGGATCAAAAGCTTCTCCACGGTCAAAGAAAATCTCAGTGTCCGGACCTGAAGGACCCGCACCAATTTCCCAGAAATTGTCTTCTAAAGGAATCAGGTGACTCGGATCAACACCAAGCGCCAACCAGCGATTGTAAGAATCCTTATCTTCCGGATAGTAAGTCATGTAAAGTTTTTCTTTTGGAAAATCAAACCATTCCGGGCTCGTTAACAACTCAAAGCCCCATTCGATAGCTTCATTACGGAAATAATCTCCGATAGAGAAGTTTCCAAGCATTTCAAACATGGTGTGGTGGCGGGCTGTTTTACCTACGTTTTCAATATCATTGGTACGAATAGATTTTTGCGCGTTAGTAATCCGTGGATTTTCAGGAATAACAGAGCCATCAAAATATTTTTTGAGAGTAGCAACCCCTGAATTAATCCAAAGAAGAGTGGGATCATTAACAGGAACAAGGTTAGCAGAAGGTTCAACCGAATGACCTTTTGATTGCCAAAAATCTAACCACATTTGACGAATTTCAGCAGATGATAAGTGTTTCATAAAAAATGAGATACAAAGAGTAAGCGAAATAGAAGCTTGCTAAATCTTGCCATGTGAATACAAAAACTAGCACAACCATTTCTTCACTAGATGACCTACTATAATCTTAGTCAATCTAGTTTACTCTATTCCTTTCGTTGATTTCAAATAGTCTTCAAAACAAAACAAGTCCATCTCACAGAGGGCGAAAACCGCGGTACCACCTCTATTCAATGAACTTGTCATTCTTATTTTATTATATCAATTGTTATAAAGCTAAGTAGCATGTCTATCTGATTATCCATGACTCGCAGCAACCGTCACTTTTCTGTATCTAATCCTTGATAAACAATTCTTAACTAAATTATTATAAGTTTTTTTTACTGATTAGTCAATGAAAACTTATTATTGAGCAGCAGTCTCACCTGTTTGAGTATCAGCAGTTCCTTCAGCTGGTGTTGCTTCAGATTGGCCTGCCTCTGGCTGGCTAGCTTCTGTTTTTTCCGAAGCAGGGGTTTCAGCTGATGCTGGTGTCTTTTTATTTGTGCTTTCAGCATTAGACTTCTTATCAAGATTAGCATACTGCGTTAAAATATTAGCAAATGCCTTGTCTTTAATTTTAACGTTAGCTTTATCTAAAGCCTTAGCAATAATTTTGTTTTGGAAATTTACATCTTTTGTTTTTTCAGCAAGAATAATAGCTTTCAAACGTTTTTGATAAACTTTCCAGTCAGCTTTCTTTTCAGCTTTTTTGTTTACTTTGATAATGTAAAACTTATTTTGATAAGTGGTAGGATCCAATACTGAAATTACTTCTGACATCTCCCCCTCTTTCAAGCTTGATGCTGCTTTAACGACATCTGCTGGTAAAGTTGTTGTCCCTGAGTCAAACTTGTAGGCAACTTTTTTATCTGCTGATGTTGTCTTTTCTTTAGCAATAGTAGCAAAATCTGCTCCCTCCGCTTTTACTTCTTCTAAGGTATGATTAGCCTTTTCCTCGCTATCAAGAGTAATAACTTGTGCTGCCATTGTTGGAGTATAGGATTCATAAGCTTTTTGATATTCTTTAGTTGTTAATTCTTTTTTGGCAGCTTCTCTAACAGCGTATTCTACTAATTTTGATGAGCGAATTTGTTTTTTGTAAGTCTCTGGCGTCAAACTTGCCTGGGCCAAAACTCCCGAGAATGAAGCACCATATTGGTCAGCAGTTTTATTATAAGCTTTTTCGACTTCCTTATTAGATACTTTATCACCATACTGAGCTTCAAAAACACGACCAATTAAAAGGTGTAACATAGCTTTCCGAGAAACTTCTGTATTTTTGATTTCATTATAAAAGTCGCTAACACTAATGGTATCACCCTTCATTGAGACGACTTTAGTATTGTCATTGGTTGATTGACAAGCTGTCAAAGTGATTACTGATGCTAACGTAACAATACCAGTGATAAGTTTATTTGATTTTTTCATTTACTTCTGAGCTCCTTTTTATCATTAACTAATACATTATATCACAATTTCTTAAACGTAACTTAATCTGGTAAAGTAATTTCTTCCTGATTCTTACGAATCATCAGTAACCCGTCACTAAGTGGAACAAGGCTTGCTGTCAGATCCGGATGGTCTAGAGTTGCATCAAACAAGGCTTGTAGCCCACGATAAATGGTACGCTGTCCACGACGAACCTCTTCAATAGGTTTAGCAATGTCACCACCTTGAAAAATATCATCTAAGATAATCACACCGCCAACAGCCAAGCGCTTTAAAATTTCTGGAAGAAAAACAATGTATTTTGATTTAGCAGAATCCATAAAAACAAAATCAAAAGATCCTTCAAGAGTCGCTAAAATATCAGCTGCATCGCCTTCTAACAAACTAATTTGCTGGCGACAATCATATTTGGCGAAATTATCCTTAGCAAAGCCGATCATTTCAGGATTACGATCAATCGTTACAATCGTAGCGTCTGGAGCGTTCTCTGCCATTAAAAGAGCAGAAAAGCCAATAGCTGTACCAATTTCGAGAATCTGCTTTGGCTGCAAGGTCTGCAATAAGAACCTAAAATAAGCAACCACTTCATGTTGAATAATAGGGATATTTTCTTGCCTTGCGAACTGTTCTAGTTCTGCTAAAAAACCTGTGTTTTGCTTTTGTTTCGTCCGCATGTAGTGAACAATATCTTCTTTGACCACAGGACGACGCATATTGTGATTTGCATTTTTACTATATGATTTAACCATGACATTAATTATATAAAAAAACTCTAGGCATTGCTAGAGTTTAAGTTCACATTATCGATTAGTAGCTGACTTCTTCAACCACCAGGTTAATATCAAAGCTAGACTATACAAACAAATGAAAACTTGTAAAGTGAAAAGATAACTTTGCGTCCACTCAAAAGTAAACGATAATAGCATGGGACCAACCAATGCAGCTATTGCCCAAGCTGTTAAGATGTAGCCATGAAGCATGGCTAATTCTTTAGCTCCGAAAAGATCACTTAAATACGGAGGTATTAAAGAAAAACCAGCGCCGTAACATGTCATGAGAATAGCCATAGCAGCCACAAAAAAGAAAGATTGATGAACAACAATAAGACTACTTGTCATTGCTATATTAACTAAAAACACTAGTAGCACAGTCAAAGGGCGACCAATATAATCCGATAGACCGGCCCATAAAAGACGACCAAACCCATTGAATATTCCCATCAAGCCAACAACAATCGCTGCAGCCTCTGGGGTTAAACCAGCAAGGTCTTGAGCCATTGGTGCAACAACTGAAATGAGACCTAACCCACAAGCAATATTTAAAAACAGTATCATCCAAAGAAGGTAAAAAGATTTTGTTTTAAGGGCTTCTTTAGCAGTCATGCCTTTGGTCAAATCATTATGTTGTCCAGTACTTCGCTCCATCAAGCTTGCTAATTCATGACTAGTCGGTTTTTTTATGAACTGAGAGGCTAGTAGCATCACCACTAAATAAACCAGACCTAATAAGTAGAACGTAGCAACCACTCCCTTAGTGGCAATCAACCACTGGGCAACAGGACTTGTCAGCAAAGAGGCAAAGCCGAATCCCATAATAGCCAGACCAGTCGCTAAGCCTCTCTTATCTGGAAACCATTTGATAATAGTAGATACTGGGGTAATGTAACCAGCTCCAAGCCCTAGTCCACCGACAATACCATACCCTAGATATAATAACCAAATCTCTTGACGATCAACAGCTAGGCCAGTCATTATATTCCCTGCCGCATACAGGACAGCAGATATGCTTCCAGTAACACGAGGACCACATTTTTCAACCAAAGTCCCCATAAAAGCTGCTGACAACCCCAAGCAAAAAATAGCTAATGAAAAGCCAAAGGCAACAGTTGCTTGATCCCAACCAGTTTGCTGCATGATAGGGTTTCGATAAACACTCCAGGCATAAGTCGATCCTAGCATCAGATGAAGGAGAACCCCAGCTATTGCTACCACATAACGATTTGTTTTTTTCACAAAAAACCTCTTCCTATTTATCGAATATTAAAGCAGTTCATTGAAAAAATGTTAGGTTTTTATTTTATTACATCTCACATCTAATGTCAAAAATGCTGCTCAATAGAAACATTCCCTTACGATTTAATTTATCAACCTAACATAAGACTTTTTTACAGTAAACACAAACCTTATGAAAAACTGATAGCCTTAGAGATGATACCCCTCATTCTACTCCACTTCCTTCCAAAAGCATCTTTGAAGTGTACTCGCAAACAATACCACCCTGCCAACACTAATGCTATTGATAGTATTTGATGTGAATTCTTCCTAAACGATTAGGCCTGGTTTGCTAATCAAGAATTTCTGGCAAGAGGTCTAGAATCGCCATCAAATCGTTAATGTGCTGATTGTTAGAACTACTTGGACAAGTTAAATTCAAGGATTGAATCCCTGATTTTTCTGCAGCTTGCTGATCTAAGGGCCTGTCACCGATATAATAGGTCCTCTTTTTGTCCATTTGGTATTTGTTAATCAGGTAGGTTAGAGCTTCTGGATCTGGTTTACGTTTAAAGCCATTGGCGGCTGTTACCACTTCTTCAAAATAAGATGCCATGTCTAATCGCTCCAAAACAGGATGCGTCGTAGCGCCTTTATGGGTCAGAATATAATGCTTGACACCTTTTTGAGCCGTTTTTTCCAAGACTTCTTTGGCACCTGGCATCGCATTTATCATGTGATCACGTGTCTCTTGTTCCTGATTGAAAAAGGTCAATAATTCCTCAAAAGACAATTCTTCTTTAGCTAATTGTTGCAATAACGCACCAATTGATTCTTGAATAATGAAGGTCATAACCCAATCCTCATCAAAAGGCAAATGATAGGTCTGATAAAGCAAAGCTAATACTTCTCTAATCGCCTGACTAGACTCCACTAAAGTTCCATCAAAATCCCAAATAAAATGAACAGTCACTACTTTTCTCCTAAATTAATCCAATAACGGGCAAGTTCTTGACCTGCCATTAATGACACGTTGTAATCCATAGGTACCTGAACAATATCTTCTAAGATACCTCCTACTTTTTCAATGGTTCGCCGACTAGCGATATTATAACGGTTTGCCGTGATAAGGACTCTCAAAATCCCTCTTTCCCGATAACATTCTAATGCAAAGAGTAGTAACTCTGTCATAATTCCTTGTCCACGGTAATCTGGTCGTGTTACGTAACCAATATGTCCTCCAAACCTCTCCAAATCTCCCTTTTCCAACTGCCAGCGGCAACCAATACGAGCCACCAACTCATCATCTAGAAAATAATAATAATTCGTACTAGTAGACCAATCCGGATGATCTGTTCGTGTTTCAAACCGTTTAGATTTAGTAACAAAAGCTGGAAAATCAGTGACCATTTTGGTTTCGATAAAAGGATTTCCAGCAGCTTTTTCTGCTAATAACATAGCTTGAAACTTTTCAAAAGCTGCTTGGTCACTTAACTGAATGCGATGTATTGCCATGGCAGAACCTCCTTAAGTGTCCTCATTATAACACAAAAAAGTAGTGACCAAATGGACCTATGAGTCAATCCAAACCATCACTACTAATGAAATGAGCTTTATTATTAATTGGTTACCTGAGATTAATTCTCAAAACGTTTGGCAAAACCAAGATAAGCATCAACCACCGTTTGCAAGAATCCTTTTGTGCCTTCATTTGACAATTGCCCCTGCTCATCGAATAATTGATCAGCTTGTGCCAAGTAAGCTTCTGGCTGTGCCAAGACAGGAACATTTAAGAAAACTAAACTTTGACGCAATTGGTGATTGGCACCAAAGCCAGAAACATTCCCAGTAGAGTGCGAAACGATAAGACTTGGCTTGCCATCAAATACCCCTTGACCGATTGGACGAGAACCAATGTCAATAGCATTTTTAATGGCCGCCGGTAGACCACGATTGTATTCAGGAGTAATAAATACGATACCATCTTGTTCTTTGACAGCTTGACGGAAACGAGTATAGCTTTCAGGAACATTTCCTTCATCAAGATCTGGATTATAAAGGGGAAGATCTCCAATAGGAATTTCAGTGATTACCACTTTTTCTGGAAATAGGGCTTTAACAGCTGCTGCTACTTTTTGAGAATTTGACTCTTGACGTAAGCTACCAAGAATAAAACCAATACGTTTAACCATAATCATGTCTCCTTTAATACATTATCGACTAATCTAACAATCTTAGTCTCAAGCGATGCTACTCAACTTTGCCGAGTCTAGGTCACTACGATTTTGCGAATATATCACTATCTATTACTAATTAATGGTAAAATAAAAAAAGTTAAAAAACAAGAGATATGCTCAAAGCAATCTCTTGTCAATAGTATTAGCGATGAGCTCCCTTTGCAACAAGGGCTTCAAGTTCTGTTAGACGTTCTTCGAAGACTTTAAAGGCTGCGTCAAGATAGTCGCCTTTTGCCATATCAACACCCGCTTTAGCGATGACCTCAAGTGGGTAGTCAGAATTTCCTGACTTGAGGTAGGTCAAGTAATGATCAATATCGTCTTGCGTTCCGTGAACAATCTTATCGGCTAAATAACTTGCTGCTGCAAAGCCTGTAGCATACTGATAAACATAATAATTGTAATAGAAGTGAGGAATACGTGCCCATTCATACTGAATAAAATGATTATCGTCTTTACTCAACCCATAATACTTTTCATTCAACTCAGCATACAATTGGTTGAGGTATTCGCTCGTTAACACTTCTCCTTTTTGATCAGCTTGATGGATCGCGTGTTCAAACTCAGCAAATTGGGTTTGACGGAAAACAGTGCCACGGAAACCGTCAAGGTAATGGTTTAAAATAGCAAAGCGTTCTTTCTCATCTTGAACCTCATTTAAGAGAGCTTCTGTCATGATGTTTTCATTAGTTGTAGATGCAATTTCTGCCAAGAAAATACTGTAATCTCCATACACATAAGGCTGTGTTTCACGAGTGAAAGTAGAATGCAAACTGTGCCCAGTTTCATGAACTAAAGTGTATAGATTGTCTAAGGTATCTTGCCAGTTTAATAGCATAAAGGCATTGGTATCGTAGGAACCACCTGAATAAGCTCCAGAGCGCTTCCCTTTATTGACATGAACATCAATCCAACGTTCTGTAAAGGCACGATGCACTCGGTCTGCATAATCCTTACCAAAAACAGCCAAAACCTTCTCAGCTTTTTCCAAAGCCTCATCATAACCAATGGCTAGGTCTGTTTCAGATAATGGTGTGTAAACATCATACATCTTCAACTCATCTAGACCAAGAACATCTTGGCGAAGTTTCAAGTAACGGTGTAAAAGTGGTAAATGTTTGTTAACTGTTTCTAATAAAGTGTCGTAAACAGCTTCTGGAATAAAGTTAGCAGCCATAGCAGCTTGACGTGCTGAATCGTATTTATGAACACGCGCCTTGTAATTTTGAACCTTAACATTTGTTTGTAAGATTTTAGCATAAGTGTGTTGGAACTGTTCATAAGTGCTATACATTGCCTCGTAAGCAGCTTGGCGAACGCTACGATCTTTAGATTCCATTAAACTGATGAAGTTACCATGGGTTAATTCAACATCTTCCCCCTTATCATTTTTAACTACTGGAAAGACAATATCAGCGTTATCCAGAATGCTAAAGGTTTCTTCAGCACCGTTGAAAATTTCTTGGGCTCCTGCTAATAATTCCTCTTCAGCCTGACTAAGCACATGGTCACGTGTCTGGAACAATTTGTCAAAGAAATGATGATATCTTTTTAACTCAGGAGTTTCCACAAGAAAAGCTTGGTAATCTTCCTGACTCAATGCCATAACTTCTGGGTCATAGAATGAAAACACTTCGCTAAATTTAGCATACAAGCCAGAAGCCTTAGCCTGATATTCTTGATATTTAGCAACAGTCGTGTCTTGATCATTTTTCATATGCGCATAAACATAGACTTTCTCAACACGACGAGCCAACTCTAAATAAGTATCTGTAATTGTCAACAGATTAGCGCTAGAATCTAGTAAATGACCTGCAAAATCCTTAGCCGTGTCAATTTCACTAGCTAAGCCACTCACTTCAGCTTCCCAATCCTTATCTGTTGCAAAAATAGTGCTCAAATCCCAAGTGTACTTTTCTTCTAAATGACTACGATTATCTGTCATAATATCCTCCTCATTTTCTATTACTAACTATTTTAACATAATATTGAGGCGAAAAAAGCGTTTGCACCTTTTTATTCCCTTCTTTTTTGTAATAAGCTTTAAAACTCTTATCATAATCATGGAGATTCTCTTTGATTTGACAAAAACCAGTAGCCGACTGTACGGGGCGCCATTGAGAATAGAAGGCCTCTACTGGCAACATGAGTAAATTATAGCCAGCTAAATAGGCTCTTTCCTGACGATGTAACCATTTAGAATGCTTCGTTAATAAAGCCCTTTGAATGGGTATCGAAAGAGATTTGGCCATAGGTTTTTGGTAAGAACAGAGCTTCCTTTGGTGATAAGGAATCCGCAAACTTTCCATGATATTGTTATCCAAAGAAATGGTTTTGGTTAGGTAACTCACTTTGCCAAATAAATCTTCATGAATTAAGTATTTTAGACGTAACAGATGTGCAGCTGTATCCAACTCCCACAAATGAAAGCCTAAACTAGACGAAAAGTAAAGACATTGTTTTTGGAAGGCCGTTAAACGATTTTTAAGCCAAAGTTTCTTTCCCAACAGCCAACGAACCTCGTAACCATTTTTCTGATAGGCTTGTGTACGTGCCACCAAACGCTCAATTGGTAAAGGGCTGCACTGAATTTCTAAGGCTAATTTATCATTCACCCAAAGGTCTGGAAATTGTTGTAACTCAGGAAGATACTTTTCCACACAAACCTTTTCTGTCTTTACCAGGCTTGTATATAATTTTGCTTTCAAATGCAAATGTTCTTGGGACTCATTTTCTGTTTGAAAATGACAATTAGCTAATGTGATGTGTGCAAAATGAGGGCGTATAATTTTTCCCTGACGCAAGCGAACAGGGGATCCACAAGCTGGACAACGAAATGGTTGCTTCTGAGGATTAGGCTGTGCTAGCAAAGAAATCACCTGATTCTCATTGGTTAAAGCTGTTAATACTCTCAACACCTCCTCCTAGTCCTTCTACCTTATTA
Coding sequences within it:
- the pepF gene encoding oligoendopeptidase F, which encodes MTDNRSHLEEKYTWDLSTIFATDKDWEAEVSGLASEIDTAKDFAGHLLDSSANLLTITDTYLELARRVEKVYVYAHMKNDQDTTVAKYQEYQAKASGLYAKFSEVFSFYDPEVMALSQEDYQAFLVETPELKRYHHFFDKLFQTRDHVLSQAEEELLAGAQEIFNGAEETFSILDNADIVFPVVKNDKGEDVELTHGNFISLMESKDRSVRQAAYEAMYSTYEQFQHTYAKILQTNVKVQNYKARVHKYDSARQAAMAANFIPEAVYDTLLETVNKHLPLLHRYLKLRQDVLGLDELKMYDVYTPLSETDLAIGYDEALEKAEKVLAVFGKDYADRVHRAFTERWIDVHVNKGKRSGAYSGGSYDTNAFMLLNWQDTLDNLYTLVHETGHSLHSTFTRETQPYVYGDYSIFLAEIASTTNENIMTEALLNEVQDEKERFAILNHYLDGFRGTVFRQTQFAEFEHAIHQADQKGEVLTSEYLNQLYAELNEKYYGLSKDDNHFIQYEWARIPHFYYNYYVYQYATGFAAASYLADKIVHGTQDDIDHYLTYLKSGNSDYPLEVIAKAGVDMAKGDYLDAAFKVFEERLTELEALVAKGAHR
- a CDS encoding competence protein CoiA; translated protein: MLRVLTALTNENQVISLLAQPNPQKQPFRCPACGSPVRLRQGKIIRPHFAHITLANCHFQTENESQEHLHLKAKLYTSLVKTEKVCVEKYLPELQQFPDLWVNDKLALEIQCSPLPIERLVARTQAYQKNGYEVRWLLGKKLWLKNRLTAFQKQCLYFSSSLGFHLWELDTAAHLLRLKYLIHEDLFGKVSYLTKTISLDNNIMESLRIPYHQRKLCSYQKPMAKSLSIPIQRALLTKHSKWLHRQERAYLAGYNLLMLPVEAFYSQWRPVQSATGFCQIKENLHDYDKSFKAYYKKEGNKKVQTLFSPQYYVKIVSNRK